The Desulfovibrio sp. genome segment TGCCATCGAAACCGCCCCACGGATTGAGATGCCGGTTACGGACAAGGCCGACGTCACATATATGGCGCGGTATATGCTGCCGGGACCCATGCAGAGTGCCCAAGCGGTCTATAGCGGCTTGAGCAACACTCCGACGGGGGGCTTGTCTCCGACCGGCGGGAACATCGTCGGCGCCGGCGTCGCAGGAGCTATGGGCCAAAGCCCAGTTTCTCGAGTTGGCGCGCCCACCGCCCTTTATGCCAGTACAGCTTCTCAGATCTTCTTCGGCTTCGCGGGCGCAAAATCGCCAGCCAACGTGGTTGGTCGGGTCTACCTCCCGCGAGCAATTGACGGCAAGACCCTGGCCTCGGCCGAAGAAGCGCGCGAATTCGTTCGTGAAGATGTCCGTCGCCGGATCGATGACTATGCCGCGCAGACGGGACGGACCGTCTCTTGCTTCGACCAGTGCGACAGCTTCTATCCAACCTACCGCCTGACAAAGACTGGAAGCCAGACCTGGCCGTACTATGACCCGGCTGAACTCTACGTCACGTTCTTCATCCACAAACCGACAAACATGGAGCGGAAGGGCAATGAGGTTTTGGACAAGATCGTCCACTTTACCAACGCATGGGAAGGCGGCTATTTCCTTGCTTTGAACAATGCCCCGCCGGCGGGAGGACACACCACCAAAGACGGTGAGAGTGTGCCCGAGTTCCAGGACACCAGCGCCTTCGCTCATCCGCTCGAACGGACGTTGCTGCGCGTCCTGACCAAAGGCGGTAATTACGCCGTCGGCAATCAGTATTGGCGGCAATTCGCATGGAATGGACGAGTGTTCGCCCTGGGCGAAAAGCTCGACCTTGAAAGCCTGATCCAGTACGAGATCGCGCCGTCCACGGATCGTCCGTGATCCGCGAGCTGGCCAGGGTGGCACACGTTCAATTTTTCGGCAGGAGATCCCCCTAATGAACGCCGATCTTGAAGCGATGGCAGCCACCCTGGTCAGCAGCGGCGAATACCGCGTGCAACGAAAGCTGGTGCCCCGCCGGCAGATCACCCCGCCAAATGGAGAGAAGAAGTGGCTCGGTATTTGCCTTGATATCGAAACGACCGGTCTCGACCCAATTTCTGACGAGATCATCGAATTGGCGATGGTCCCTTTCACCTACGGATTTGACGGCCGCATTTACGACATCCTCGAACCTTTCTCACGGTTCCTACTGGGATCTTCCAATGATCCAGCGAATTTTCCAATTTTCCCCTGAAATCTTCTCATTTGGTGGAGAGCCGGCCTCAGAACCAGGAAACGCTGGGGGTGCTGTGGGTAAGTGGCCTGCCGCAGCGACCGGCAAG includes the following:
- a CDS encoding exonuclease domain-containing protein is translated as MNADLEAMAATLVSSGEYRVQRKLVPRRQITPPNGEKKWLGICLDIETTGLDPISDEIIELAMVPFTYGFDGRIYDILEPFSRFLLGSSNDPANFPIFP